ATATTTTTAAAGCGAGAAGCTAGTAATTTAATTAGCTGATATTGAGCATGGTTGGTATCTTGGTACTCATCCACATGAATGTATTGGTAACGCTGCTGGTAATAAGCTAACACGTCAGGATTAGCGTCAAACAGGCGTAGCGTCATCATGATTAAATCATCAAAGTCAAGTGCTTCGCTACGTCGTAATTCTTCCTGATAAGCTTTGTAACACCTCGCTACGATTTGACTATACATATCAGCAGCCTGTGCCTCGTATCCCTTTTCATCAAGCAAATCATTTTTAGCGTTTGAAATAGTTCCTAAAATAGAACGTTCATTCCACTTTTTAGGGTCTATATTTAATTGTTTTAAAATGCGCTTCATCAACGTTCGTTGCTCACCTGGATCCACGATTGTGAAGTTTCGGTTGTAACCAATGTGATCAGCCTCACGACGCAGAATCCGTACACACATGGAGTGAAAGGTAGCAATTAAGGTATCTTTAGTAGCTGGATTTAAGGCCAAGGCCCTTTCTTTCATTTCACGCGCAGCCTTATTAGTAAAGGTAATAGCTAAAATATTCCAAGGATTGACAAATTTTTCATCAATTAAATAGGCAATACGATGGGTCAGTACCCTTGTTTTACCAGAACCAGCCCCCGCCATAATCAATAAGGGGCCTTCAGTTGTTTGAACAGCTTGTGCCTGCCGATCATTCATTCCATTTAATAAAGGATTCATGCTTTCTCCTTAATCTCGTTCAGTGACATCTCTTTTATCAACCTTAAAATTATATCATGTTTCCAAGAAAAATAGCAAAGAAGACCCCAAAAGTAAAGAGATTCCTTTTTTCTAGTTTAGGATCAGATATTTAAAAATAATAGCGATTTCTTAAAGCATTCCTTATTTTTTTGCTATTTTGGTTGACTTCATTCGTTTTTTGAGGTATGATAGTCCTAATTTAATAAACCGAATGATGTCATGCAGGAGAAGAATTTTTTTCGCCGAAGGAGTTATACTCTCAGGTGTTCAGTTTTTGAACGGGACTGTTTGATGGACGGACTTCTGGAGAGACCTTATTAGGCGCCGAAGGGGCAAGGCATACTGCTCAATCTCTCAGGCAAAAGGACAGAAGGTAAAATACAAACACCATTAAGAACAGTCTTAGTCTTTTTTGTGTTTGCTGTTTTATCATTGCTTCAGAAGTTGTCTCAAAGAAAGAGATAGCTTTTTTCTTTTGGCGTCTTCGATGACTTTTAGGAGAGAAAGATGATAGCACTCGTTAAATTAATTGATAACCTTGTTTGGGGACCGCCCCTCTTAATTTTATTGGTTGGGACGGGGATTTACCTTACCAGTCATTTAGGATTAATTCAAATCTTAAAACTACCAAGAGCCTTTAAACTCATTTTTTCAGATGACGAAGGACATGGAGATATTTCATCCTTTGCTGCTCTTGCAACTGCCCTTGCCGCTACTGTCGGAACTGGTAACATTGTTGGGGTTGCCACTGCTATCAAGTCTGGTGGTCCTGGAGCGCTCTTTTGGATGTGGGTTGCCGCTTTTTTTGGAATGGCCACTAAGTACGCTGAAGGGGTACTAGCGATTAAATACCGTACAAAGGATGCCAACGGTCATATTTCTGGTGGTCCTATGTACTATATTGTTAATGGCATGGGGACAAAATGGAAACCCTTAGCCATTCTTTTTGCGGGTTCAGGGATCCTAGTTGCCCTATTTGGAATAGGAACCTTTGCTCAAGTGAACTCGATCACCTCGTCTTTAGGTCATAGCTTTGGCTTATCCCCACAAATGGTCAGTATTGTTTTAGCTATCTTTGTGGCTGCCATTATTTTTGGTGGCATTCATTCCATTTCCAAAGTGGCTGAAAAAGTCGTTCCTTTTATGGCTATTTTTTATATTCTATCTAGTTTAGCAGTTATTTTTAGTCACTACCAACAGCTACTTCCTGTTATTCGTTTAGTCTTTCAATCAGCCTTCACTCCGACAGCTGCTATTGGAGGCTTTGCTGGAAGTCTCATGAAGGATGCCATTCAAAAAGGAATTGCACGCGGTGTCTTCTCCAATGAGTCTGGACTAGGATCTGCACCTATTGCTGCAGCAGCAGCTAAAACCAATGAACCCGTGGAGCAGGGACTGATCTCCATGACAGGAACTTTTATTGATACGATTATTATCTGTACCCTAACCGGCCTATCTATTTTAGTAACAGGCCAATGGACTGGGCAGCTCGAAGGGGCTCCTCTGACCCAATCTGCCTTTGCCACTGTGTTTGGAAATTTAGGGACTTTTGGCCTAACCTTTTCCCTAGTTCTCTTCGCCTTTACAACGATTTTAGGATGGAGTTATTATGGAGAACGCTGCTTTGAATTCCTCTTTGGCATTACACATCTCACCTACTTCCGTATTGTCTTTATCTTAATGGTAGGCCTAGGAGGCTTCCTTAAGTTAGAACTAATTTGGGTTTTGGCTGATATTGTCAATGGTTTAATGGCACTTCCTAACCTGATTGCCCTCCTAGCTCTCTCGCCAGTTGTTATTTTAGAAACCAAGCATTACTTTATTAAGTAAACATGACGTTAGTACTACCCAGTTATACCTAGTCTTCTTCTGCCAAGTTCAAGACGCTAGGCTTTTTTCTTAAGCCCCTTTTTATGGTATAATATAAAGTTGAAATCAAAGGAGTTATTATGACACAGGATCCGATTGCAAATTTAAAACTAGCCAGAAAGGGCCCAATCGTTAGTATTATTGTCTACTTGTCGCTTAGTGTTGCCAAATTATTAGCTGGTTATTTGTTAAATGCAAGTTCCCTTATTGCTGATGGATTTAACAATTTATCGGATATTGTGGGAAATGTAGCCCTGCTTATTGGTCTTCACTTAGCTAGCCAACCAGCCGATGCCAATCATAAATTTGGTCATTGGAAAATTGAAGACTTATCCAGCCTTGTCACTTCTTTTATTATGTTTCTTGTAGGTTTCCAAGTACTGATTCACACAATTAAAAGTATCTTTAGTGGTCAGCAAGTTGATATTGACCCTCTTGGGGCTATTGTCGGTATCGTTTCAGCTTTTGTTATGTTAGGGGTTTATGTCTTTAACAAACGTCTTTCCAAACGTGTAAAATCCAGTGCCTTAGTCGCTGCTTCTAAGGATAATCTAGCTGATGCTGTTACTTCTATCGGAACATCAATTGCTATTATAGCAGCTTCTTTGCATTTACCAGTTATCGATCATATAGCTGCTATGATCATTACGTTCTTTATTCTTAAAACAGCTTTTGATATCTTTATGGAAAGTTCGTTTAGTTTATCTGATGGATTTGATAGCCGTCATTTGAAAAAATACGAAAAAGCCATTTTAGAAATCCCTAAAATTGTCGCCGTTAAGTCTCAACGAGCTAGGACCTATGGTAGCAATGTCTATCTTGATATTGTACTTGAAATGAATCCTGATCTTTCAGTCTATGAAAGTCACTCTATTACAGAGAAAGTGGAGCAGTTATTGAGTGACCAATTTTCTATTTATGACATTGACATTCACGTTGAGCCTGCCATGATTCCCGAAGAAGAGATTTTTGATAATGTCGCCAAAAAGCTCTACCGCTACGAAAAATTAATTTTGAGTAAGGTTCCTGACTATGACCACTACATTGCTAAGTCTTTCCAACTGATTGATGCGAATGGCCAAACAGTTAACTATGAACAATTTTTGAACCAAGAAATTTATTATCCAAGTAACTTCAACCATTTTCAGATTGAATCCATTAGTCAAAAAACGATGTTGGTAACTTACCAATTAAATGGCAATCAACGTACCAGTATTTGGAGGCGTCATGAATCTTGGTCCTTACTCTTCCACCAAATTACCCCTATCGCTAAGAAACAATTACATCACACACACTATCGTATTGTAAAAATGTAAAAACATCACTTCTCTTATAACATAACTATACTTCATGATATTCCTAAAGCGATTCCTAGTCCCAAAATGATAAGTGAAATAGTTAAAAAATTCCTACAATTTGTTTTTAAACAGATCATAGGGATTTTTTTAAGAATACACGTTTTCATATTGAATCTTATTAGTTTAGGGGGTTAAACAAGATTCAATAGTGACGGTTGAACAATACCTTAAATTGGTACATCATGTTAAAGGCAAAAAGGGCTACAGGTGACTCATTGTTTATGAGAACATCACCTCAAACTCTACAATGGTAAGATATTTAAAATCTTTACCTATTCTATATCCTAATGTAATCATCTACCTATACAACACATTACTTATACACTCTATGACTTAAGAGCTGTTTCCAAAGCATCTTGCACAGCAATAACTTCATCGTCAACTTGTTGAACAGTGGTTGTCGGATTTAGTTGGACACCAACCGCATGTGTGATAGCTTTGTTAAGTCTATTGTAAACGTCAAATGGTTTGATTCCCAAAACCTTTTTATCTCTTTCTAAACGAGTGTTCCAAATAGCTTTATTTAGTTTAGCTTTAGTATAGATAGTAGCACGGTCTGTTGGCTGTAAATCAGGATAATTGATAACTTTTTCCTCAAGTGCTTTAATTTCTTGTACTTGAGCTTTGATAGCGTCAACAGATGCAAATGGATCTATAATACGAATGACTAATTTAGTAATAGCAAACCCCATATCAGTATGCGCTTTTTCTACTTTATGAGTTAATTGGGTTGTGGAAAATACGATTGCTTTGATAGCATCTGATAATGCTTCTACTCTTGCCCCAATTGAACTAAAATCATAGATCGTTTCAGTATTGAAGCGTATAGAACTCTTCATGTGATCAACAGCATCGATAGCTTTGTTAACAGTAGTCTCAATATCAGTACCTTTAGCTTCATGTTTAATAGCTTCTAATTGTTGATGTCCCTCATCAAGCTTTTGCACTAGAGCATCTCTTTGAAAATTTGCTTGGTTGTTATTCATTAAAATAGTATCGGGATTTGAAGCATCATCAGCTAAAACTGAGTGCGTCATAGTTGAAAATAAAGCTAATCCAGCAACAACTGTTGAAAGACAGAGAAGGTGTTTGGGTTTCATATTATTCCTCCTGAATATAATAAATCTATTTAAATAGTTAAGTGAAGTTAAATTAATTTATAAGCGCTTATAACGTTATCATACTACTTGTTTTTACTAAGGTCAATATTTCTTTAATTTCCAGAAAATAAGAGAATTTCGCAAAAATAATCATTTTTTAATGTCATTAAATGCCTAGTATTACTTTTAAATGGACGTTAATTGACCTAAAATAACTTCTCTTGTCATTTATCAGTTTTAAAAAAACTATAATTTTCAGAAAAAATACAGTTTAATAAAAAACCTTAAACTAAGATTTTTATTAAATCGTCTAGCTGACTTTGTCTGCTAGATCTCACCTGTTAAACAAAAAAAGGACAAGTGTCCTTTTTAAGATTTAATATTGGCAGTGGCAACATCATCTCCAAACCATTTCTCAGAAATAGCTTGAAATTTGCCATTTTGATAAAGCACCCTGAAAGCACGATTAATTTTTGCTTGCAACGTTTTGTCTTCTTTTCTAAGTCCAACCGAAAATGCTTCATTTTCAAAGGTCGTTGGGATCATCCGATAATTCTCTAATTGCCCTTCTTTTGCTAAATAGTAATTGGCATATACTTTGTCAATCAATATTCCATCGATACGATCTGATTTTAAATCAATAAAAGCTTGTGTAAAGGTTTCATATTGATTAGCGTCTTTATTTTTAATAAAATCTTTCAGCAGTTTAGGAGTTCTTAACAAGGAGTCATAACCTGATGAAGCTGATTGTGCTCCTAACACTTTATGTTTCATATCTGATATTGTTTTAATATCAGATCTTTTTTTGACAACAATAATTTGTTCATTTCTCATGTAAGAATCAGTAAAGGCAACCTTATCCTGACGCTCCTTAGTTATTGAATAACCATTCCAGATTACATCAATTTTACCATTGTTTAGTTCTGCTTCTTTCATGTCCCAATTAATAGCTTGAAAGTTAACCTTGAGTCCATATTGGTGAAAAACTTCTTTAGCCAAATCAATATCAAAACCTTTGCATCTGCCGCTTTCATCCTTATAGCCCATAGGAACAAACGTATTGTCAAAACCAACTGTAATACTTTTTTGCTTTTGGTAAACTCCCCAAGCATCTCCTGATTTAAGACTTTTAGTAGCTTGACAAGCTACCAAGAAAAAGCTACTAGCTATGGCTAAAATTGCTACGGTTCTTTTTTTTATAATCATCTTTTGGGTCCTCTTCTATTTAGGATTAACCCTAATAATACGATCTGAGATGGCTTCGGCAAAAACAAGATCGTGAGTGACTACAATTTGAGTTATTCCCATTTCACGGTTTTGAACAATCAAGGCTTCTACCGTCTGACGTAGTTCAGGATCTAGAGCACTGGTCGGTTCATCGTAACCGATAATTTGAGGGTCAATCATCATGGCTCTTGCCAAAGCAACCCGTTGTTTTTGACCTCCAGATAAAGAATAGGGATAAACTTGGGCATGTTCTTTTAATCCTAAACGTGCCAGTAAATCCAAAGCCTTTTCTTTAGCGTCAGCCTTTTGCTTGCCCATTGTAATTGTTGGAGACAGCGTTAGGTTGTCTAAAACGGTAAGATGAGGAAACAATTGAAAATCTTGGAAAACAAATCCAAGCAAGTTACGATTTTCCAAATGATCAATACCAACATCTTCGCCATTGTAAAAGACTTGACCTGAATCAATAGATTCAAGACCAGCCAACATCCGTAAGAGTGTTGTCTTACCGCCACCTGATGGGCCTACCAAAGAGAGCACTTCTCCGTCTTGAACGGTTAGATTAAAGCCATCAAAAATGGTTTTTTGACCAAACTGTTTGGAAATATTTTTGAGTTCTAACATGAAGCCTCCTTACTGATAATAATTAAACCGTTTTTCAACTTGTTTTGAAATAATCGTGACCAGTCCAATTAAAAGCAAATAGATAAGACCAGCGATAAACATAGGGGCTAAGGTTGCATCCCTATTGGCTGCCGTCTTACTTGCTAATAAAAGATCTCCTACACCGAGTACATAGACAAGGGAAGAATCTTTGACCAAATTAATGACTTCATTGAAAACACTTGGTAACACAATTTTAAACACTTGAGGCAAAATAATATAACGAATGGTTTGAAGAGGTTTTAACTTTAATACTTTAGCTGCTTCATATTGACCTTTTGGAATAGCCTCAATCCCACCTCTAAAAATTTCAGCAAAGTAGGCAGCATAATTCAAAGTAAACGCCAAAATAGCAGCTGGCATTCGATCAAAACTAATCCCCACACTTGGCAAAACATAATAGAAAAAAATCAATTGAAGTAGTAATGGTGTCCCTCGCATCATCCACACGTATAGGGTCAAAAACCACTGTAGCGGTTTAAAGGGAATCTTCATCAAGAAAGCTAAAATAGCCCCTAAGGGTATAGAAAGAATGATAACAATAAAGAATACTTGTAAAGTCACCAAGGCACCATCTAATAAGCTGGGTAAAACTTGCTGAATATAGGTCATGTTGCCTCCTAAAACTGAATATTTTACTATTATACCAAATTTGAACGTATTTGGGGAGAGGTTTTTTATAAAAATACAACCAGATCAGCTGGTTGCGTATTATTATTAGATTTTCTTGACAAATTCTGATTTCAATTTCATCGCGCCAAACCCATCAATCTTACAATCAATATTATGATCACCTTCCACCAGGCGAATATTTTTAACTCGAGTCCCTTGTTTCAGGTCTTTTGGAGCGCCTTTTACTTTCAAATCTTTAACCACAGTAATGGTATCACCATCAGACAGTCGGACACCATTGCTATCCAAAACAACAAGTCCTTCTTCTTCAGTCGCTTCTTCGCCTGGTGTCCATTCAAAAGCACACATTGGACAGATTAATAAAAGACCATCTTCGTAAACATATTCAGACTGGCATTGCAAACAATTTGGTAATGACATCTTACACTCCTAAACATTTCTTAATGTTACCATTTTACTTTAGAATCAATGATTTGACAAGATGAATACGTTCTCATCAGAAGATGACTATTCTTCTTGTATAGCTTTTCTCAAGGCCATTTTCTAAGCTCTGCTATTCTCCTAAAAACAAAAAGCAACCACCTAACAGATGGTTGCCTTATCCATTATAATCATTTATTCTACTGTTACAGCTTTAGCCAAATTACGTGGCTTATCAACATCAAGTCCACGTTGTAATGAAGCGTAGTAAGCAATCAGTTGAGTTGGAATGACCATAGCAATCGGGGCTAGGAAAGGATGAACCTTATTGACAATAATGTCATCTCCCTCACGGTCAAGCCCTTCTTCCACAACTGTTAAAACATGAGCCCCACGGGCAGCAACTTCTTGAATATTACCACGCGTATGAGAGGCAACCAACTGACTAGACGATATTAAAGCGATTACTGGCGTGTCCTCCTCAATTAATGAAATGGTTCCATGTTTCAATTCACCAGCCGCAAAGCCTTCGCATTGAATATAAGAAATCTCTTTTAATTTCAAA
The genomic region above belongs to Streptococcus pyogenes and contains:
- a CDS encoding alanine/glycine:cation symporter family protein, whose protein sequence is MIALVKLIDNLVWGPPLLILLVGTGIYLTSHLGLIQILKLPRAFKLIFSDDEGHGDISSFAALATALAATVGTGNIVGVATAIKSGGPGALFWMWVAAFFGMATKYAEGVLAIKYRTKDANGHISGGPMYYIVNGMGTKWKPLAILFAGSGILVALFGIGTFAQVNSITSSLGHSFGLSPQMVSIVLAIFVAAIIFGGIHSISKVAEKVVPFMAIFYILSSLAVIFSHYQQLLPVIRLVFQSAFTPTAAIGGFAGSLMKDAIQKGIARGVFSNESGLGSAPIAAAAAKTNEPVEQGLISMTGTFIDTIIICTLTGLSILVTGQWTGQLEGAPLTQSAFATVFGNLGTFGLTFSLVLFAFTTILGWSYYGERCFEFLFGITHLTYFRIVFILMVGLGGFLKLELIWVLADIVNGLMALPNLIALLALSPVVILETKHYFIK
- a CDS encoding cation diffusion facilitator family transporter, which codes for MTQDPIANLKLARKGPIVSIIVYLSLSVAKLLAGYLLNASSLIADGFNNLSDIVGNVALLIGLHLASQPADANHKFGHWKIEDLSSLVTSFIMFLVGFQVLIHTIKSIFSGQQVDIDPLGAIVGIVSAFVMLGVYVFNKRLSKRVKSSALVAASKDNLADAVTSIGTSIAIIAASLHLPVIDHIAAMIITFFILKTAFDIFMESSFSLSDGFDSRHLKKYEKAILEIPKIVAVKSQRARTYGSNVYLDIVLEMNPDLSVYESHSITEKVEQLLSDQFSIYDIDIHVEPAMIPEEEIFDNVAKKLYRYEKLILSKVPDYDHYIAKSFQLIDANGQTVNYEQFLNQEIYYPSNFNHFQIESISQKTMLVTYQLNGNQRTSIWRRHESWSLLFHQITPIAKKQLHHTHYRIVKM
- the cfa gene encoding CAMP factor pore-forming toxin Cfa; translation: MKPKHLLCLSTVVAGLALFSTMTHSVLADDASNPDTILMNNNQANFQRDALVQKLDEGHQQLEAIKHEAKGTDIETTVNKAIDAVDHMKSSIRFNTETIYDFSSIGARVEALSDAIKAIVFSTTQLTHKVEKAHTDMGFAITKLVIRIIDPFASVDAIKAQVQEIKALEEKVINYPDLQPTDRATIYTKAKLNKAIWNTRLERDKKVLGIKPFDVYNRLNKAITHAVGVQLNPTTTVQQVDDEVIAVQDALETALKS
- a CDS encoding amino acid ABC transporter substrate-binding protein — encoded protein: MIIKKRTVAILAIASSFFLVACQATKSLKSGDAWGVYQKQKSITVGFDNTFVPMGYKDESGRCKGFDIDLAKEVFHQYGLKVNFQAINWDMKEAELNNGKIDVIWNGYSITKERQDKVAFTDSYMRNEQIIVVKKRSDIKTISDMKHKVLGAQSASSGYDSLLRTPKLLKDFIKNKDANQYETFTQAFIDLKSDRIDGILIDKVYANYYLAKEGQLENYRMIPTTFENEAFSVGLRKEDKTLQAKINRAFRVLYQNGKFQAISEKWFGDDVATANIKS
- a CDS encoding amino acid ABC transporter ATP-binding protein, whose protein sequence is MLELKNISKQFGQKTIFDGFNLTVQDGEVLSLVGPSGGGKTTLLRMLAGLESIDSGQVFYNGEDVGIDHLENRNLLGFVFQDFQLFPHLTVLDNLTLSPTITMGKQKADAKEKALDLLARLGLKEHAQVYPYSLSGGQKQRVALARAMMIDPQIIGYDEPTSALDPELRQTVEALIVQNREMGITQIVVTHDLVFAEAISDRIIRVNPK
- a CDS encoding amino acid ABC transporter permease encodes the protein MTYIQQVLPSLLDGALVTLQVFFIVIILSIPLGAILAFLMKIPFKPLQWFLTLYVWMMRGTPLLLQLIFFYYVLPSVGISFDRMPAAILAFTLNYAAYFAEIFRGGIEAIPKGQYEAAKVLKLKPLQTIRYIILPQVFKIVLPSVFNEVINLVKDSSLVYVLGVGDLLLASKTAANRDATLAPMFIAGLIYLLLIGLVTIISKQVEKRFNYYQ
- a CDS encoding zinc ribbon domain-containing protein YjdM encodes the protein MSLPNCLQCQSEYVYEDGLLLICPMCAFEWTPGEEATEEEGLVVLDSNGVRLSDGDTITVVKDLKVKGAPKDLKQGTRVKNIRLVEGDHNIDCKIDGFGAMKLKSEFVKKI